One Hypomesus transpacificus isolate Combined female chromosome 6, fHypTra1, whole genome shotgun sequence DNA segment encodes these proteins:
- the gtf2a1 gene encoding transcription initiation factor IIA subunit 1 isoform X1: MASSANSNPVPKLYRSVIEDVINEVRELFLDEGVDEQVLMELKTLWENKLMQSKAVEGFHTEEQQALQAAAQQQAQQAHVAQTAQQVLMPQHQQAPQQQVIVQDPKILQHMSTTGMSAAATAATLALPTGVTPYQQLITSQGQILQVLRAPNGTQYIIQPQQQVMLQPQVMPQMQAGGVQAPVIQQVRPITQVLHTPLQGGLSQQTGVIIQPQQIVLTGNKVQQNAQVMQAAMAAQSSQAAAAAAAQAQVQQQAQQQAQQQAQQVTQAQGAAPPQGPQQPAQQPPMMLQVDGAGDTSSEEDEDEEEEYDEDEDEDKDKDGGEDGQVEEEPLNSGDDVSDAEDQELFDTENVVVCQYDKIHRSKNKWKFHLKDGIMNLNGRDYVFSKAIGDAEW; the protein is encoded by the exons ATGGCGAGCTCGGCTAACTCAAATCCAGTG CCTAAACTGTACAGGTCGGTGATCGAAGATGTGATCAACGAAGTGAGGGAGCTGTTCCTGGATGAAGGAGTGGATGAGCAGGTGTTGATGGAACTGAAAACG CTGTGGGAGAACAAGCTGATGCAGTCCAAGGCAGTGGAGGGCTTCCACACAGAGGAGCAGCAGGCCCTCCAGGCTGCGGCCCAGCAGCAGGCTCAGCAAGCCCATGTGGCCCAGACGGCCCAACAGGTCCTCATGCCCCAGCATCAGCAAG CTCCGCAGCAGCAGGTTATCGTCCAGGACCCCAAGATCCTGCAGCACATGAGCACCACAGGGATG AGTGCAGCAGCTACTGCAGCAACCCTGGCCCTCCCAACAGGGGTCACCCCCTACCAGCAGCTCATCACCAGCCAAG gtcAGATCCTGCAGGTGCTGCGTGCTCCTAATGGGACCCAGTACATCATCCAGCCCCAGCAGCAGGTGATGCTACAGCCGCAGGTGATGCCACAGATGCAGGCTGGTGGCGTGCAGGCGCCCGTCATACAGCAGGTACGCCCCATCACACAG gtactgCACACTCCCCTCCAGGGAGGTCTGTCCCAACAGACAGGAGTCATCATCCAGCCACAGCAGATTGTCCTTACAGGCAACAAGGTCCAGCAGAACGCACAG GTGATGCAGGCGGCCATGGCGGCCCAGTCTAgccaggcagcagcagcagcagcagcacaagCACAGGTGCAACAGCAGGCGCAACAGCAGGCCCAACAGCAGGCCCAGCAGGTGACGCAGGCCCAGGGCGCAGCTCCACCACAGGGCCCACAGCAGCCGGCCCAGCAGCCTCCCATGATGCTGCAGGTGGACGGTGCCGGGGACACGTCctcggaggaggacgaggacgaggaggaggagtacgacgaggacgaggacgaaGACAAGGACAAAGATGGTGGCGAGGACGGCCAGGtcgaggag GAGCCGCTCAACAGCGGAGACGACGTCAGCGACGCGGAGGACCAGGAGCTGTTTGACACAGAGAACGTGGTGGTCTGTCAGTATGACAAG atcCACAGAAGCAAGAACAAATGGAAATTCCACTTGAAGGACGGGATCATGAACCTGAACGGCAGAGATTACgttttttcaaaagccattggagACGCCGAGTGGTAG
- the gtf2a1 gene encoding transcription initiation factor IIA subunit 1 isoform X2, with protein MELKTLWENKLMQSKAVEGFHTEEQQALQAAAQQQAQQAHVAQTAQQVLMPQHQQAPQQQVIVQDPKILQHMSTTGMSAAATAATLALPTGVTPYQQLITSQGQILQVLRAPNGTQYIIQPQQQVMLQPQVMPQMQAGGVQAPVIQQVRPITQVLHTPLQGGLSQQTGVIIQPQQIVLTGNKVQQNAQVMQAAMAAQSSQAAAAAAAQAQVQQQAQQQAQQQAQQVTQAQGAAPPQGPQQPAQQPPMMLQVDGAGDTSSEEDEDEEEEYDEDEDEDKDKDGGEDGQVEEEPLNSGDDVSDAEDQELFDTENVVVCQYDKIHRSKNKWKFHLKDGIMNLNGRDYVFSKAIGDAEW; from the exons ATGGAACTGAAAACG CTGTGGGAGAACAAGCTGATGCAGTCCAAGGCAGTGGAGGGCTTCCACACAGAGGAGCAGCAGGCCCTCCAGGCTGCGGCCCAGCAGCAGGCTCAGCAAGCCCATGTGGCCCAGACGGCCCAACAGGTCCTCATGCCCCAGCATCAGCAAG CTCCGCAGCAGCAGGTTATCGTCCAGGACCCCAAGATCCTGCAGCACATGAGCACCACAGGGATG AGTGCAGCAGCTACTGCAGCAACCCTGGCCCTCCCAACAGGGGTCACCCCCTACCAGCAGCTCATCACCAGCCAAG gtcAGATCCTGCAGGTGCTGCGTGCTCCTAATGGGACCCAGTACATCATCCAGCCCCAGCAGCAGGTGATGCTACAGCCGCAGGTGATGCCACAGATGCAGGCTGGTGGCGTGCAGGCGCCCGTCATACAGCAGGTACGCCCCATCACACAG gtactgCACACTCCCCTCCAGGGAGGTCTGTCCCAACAGACAGGAGTCATCATCCAGCCACAGCAGATTGTCCTTACAGGCAACAAGGTCCAGCAGAACGCACAG GTGATGCAGGCGGCCATGGCGGCCCAGTCTAgccaggcagcagcagcagcagcagcacaagCACAGGTGCAACAGCAGGCGCAACAGCAGGCCCAACAGCAGGCCCAGCAGGTGACGCAGGCCCAGGGCGCAGCTCCACCACAGGGCCCACAGCAGCCGGCCCAGCAGCCTCCCATGATGCTGCAGGTGGACGGTGCCGGGGACACGTCctcggaggaggacgaggacgaggaggaggagtacgacgaggacgaggacgaaGACAAGGACAAAGATGGTGGCGAGGACGGCCAGGtcgaggag GAGCCGCTCAACAGCGGAGACGACGTCAGCGACGCGGAGGACCAGGAGCTGTTTGACACAGAGAACGTGGTGGTCTGTCAGTATGACAAG atcCACAGAAGCAAGAACAAATGGAAATTCCACTTGAAGGACGGGATCATGAACCTGAACGGCAGAGATTACgttttttcaaaagccattggagACGCCGAGTGGTAG